One Vicia villosa cultivar HV-30 ecotype Madison, WI linkage group LG5, Vvil1.0, whole genome shotgun sequence genomic window, AGCCTCTATATGTCTATGCGCTGCACTTAAGGCTAATATCTTGGGAATCATCATTATTGATCTTAACATTCCCTTGCAATTAATCTTGAACCGATGTGGGCGTCAAATGCCTACAAATTTCAAATGCAGCCGTTAAGACCAATAAAATGCATGATCGATATGATGGCTTATGCACGCCATCACCAATGGACTATtcctattatattatattatattaacgaAATAAGTTCTACTAAATAAaaactgttcattatattaatactaaaatatatatttgtattaTTGTGTTTAATTATTATATCGATGGAAGACGCTGTCTTTGTCGATAGTTGTTGGAtgtcaaagatgatgaagaagtagATTTTTCATTGACATATAGTTTATGCAATTCAATGACTTCATTATCTATTAATAATATTATGATATTTCTAAAGTGTTTATTTTGTATGATCTTTATGAGATATTTTTATTACCTTAAAGCCATTCTTGAGTTATATTTTTCTTATTCCTATTAAACACTAGTGTTATTACTCCATGAAAGGAATTAGAATAATGTATATACTCCCAACTGACATAAGTTTAGTTAAAGCGTTTTGACAACTTTTTTAAAGagcttataatatttttaataagttttttaaaattcaataattGAAACCTCCTATATTCACATGCATTATTTCTTCCGTTTCATTTGTTAATCTAGACCCTTGAGCAAAACTGTTACATTCGTTTAGCTATGCATCATTCAATAAGTTCAACTCCAAAACTAATGGttttatatgaaaaattaaatatggAAATACACTTAGAAAGTTATTTTAGAAATTAGGACAAAGGAACTCACCCTAAATCGTCATAATATACTATTATATAATGAAGGTAAGGTTCGGTAAGTTGTTTTGACATTATTATGCTAAAGgcatgaagaagaatggaaataaaTATCCGGTTTCATCAATAGGAAAAATTACAAAGTTTAACTTGATGAATAACGtggttaaatataaataaatatataagaataAGTAAGTAAATTGTAGaaacatgataaaaattgaaattaaatggaaaattatttttgtgTAGTTGTTTTATGTTGATGATTAATTTACCTTTTTATTTTTACACGCTTTCGCGGCCGGTAACCTCATGCTAGAGTTTCcatttgcctttattttaatctaacgacGTACTCTTGACCTTTCGTAAAAAGTTCGGTATATAGAAATTATATTATGTAAAAATTGGTGTGTAACATTCAACACTTTAACAATGCTTAACCAAACTCACAATTTCCCAAACTACATTACATATCAGGTGGCTTGCGCTGATAGTCAACGATTGTGTGTAAATATTGCATTTTTTTACTAGTCGTTAACAGAAAGTAAATTATGATTTAGAATAATATAGAACAAGTTTTACGATTTCAATGcttctattttttttagaattgatATCTTTAAGACTTTGAAAATCgaactaaaataaatatcaaaaataaaaatcatatgagtgaacttcaaataaaataaagagcATATTGAAATGTGTGTGATTTATATTATACAGAAGAAGTTGTTGGTTTATAACTGTTTATGAGTgcaaaaaaagaatttttttttacaaaatgtaACGAAATGTATACAATATGATGGAAGATTAGCAATAATATGACACATACCTAATAAAGAATTAACttagtaaaataaaaatgtaaacgCACTGGCATATCATTTTtacaataattagttttatgaCATATATTTCCTTCTGTTTCGTTCTATATTTTACAGATGACTCTTTCATGGACCTTGCCTTTCACATTGTTTATGACACCCAGTAGATTGATTGTTTTTTTCTATGACAACTTATGTATGTTTTTATTCAATAGAATTGAGGATTGTGTCAACATTTTCTTTAAGTGATTGTTTTTCTTCTAAGGTGCAATTTCTTTATTACGTTTATATGAAGATATAGGAAAAAGTATATTAAtgaaatcaaatatattttatgttagcTATCATTTAGTTGATTTAAAATTTGCTAAAGTGAATTATATAAAAAGAGAATGTTGCAAATTAAATGTTTCGGTCGAATAGTTTAAATTTATATCTTAATTATGGATTGAATTGATATAATggaatatgttaggatatttattTTGCAATTCGTCATTTATTTTAGGTTCTTGTATTAACATTTGTTAAATTTGACTACTTTCTTGTATCAATTTGTTGTATCCTTATCTTTctattacatttttattaataaaagtcaaactatatttttttaaagaattaactGCCACTTCTTATAAGTTAAATGTTTTTAACTATTGAGGTGATTCAAAAGTTTCCGATGTAAAATGTCAACTTTTTTTTATTCTTGCATGGTGTTTTACAAAGATTCTTATTGTATTTATTTGCAATAGCAACTAGTAAGAAAATATATCAATTCAATTCAAAGCAAGTtgaactaaattaatttattttgtttgttttttattcttcttcttcaaaaatgAACTATTTTTTGTATAGTTTGAGTCCCTTAAAATGACATCATACTATGCTTGTAGCCGTGAAAGACataacttcaattcgctcaaagTCAAATATTTCTTTCATAGTTAGGCAAGATGAATTAAAGGATAGTTAGTTAGAAATTAATTCTCTAAATAATACAAATTATAGTATCTTATCTAACAAAAAAATTTGTACCTACAACAAAATCTTTTCCTATAAATATTGGACCTTACTTCTCCAAATTATTCATCAACTAAATACATTTCTCATTTAAAATTGCAATCAACAGTTTCTCTCGTAACTGCACAATGAAATCAAACAATACTATTGCGTCCATTATAATTCTCTGCATTAATCTTATTTTTGCTTCAACCCTTGTCTCTTCCACTCCAAATCCTAAGACACCACCAACTCATCCCAAAACACCACCTCCTCCATCAAAACTCCCACCAAGTCAAATGACACCACCACCCCATCTCATGACACCACCACCTATGGTACCTCCTTCCGTGCAACCTTCTACACCCCCACCAACTATGACGATCGCACCACCTTGTCCTACTACACCACCACCTACAACAAATCCATCCGCACCCCCTTCAAATCCTATGACAACACCTCCCATAGTCTCTCCTTCCACACCACCGCCAAGTCCTACGGCAACACCCCCTATGATCTCTCCTTCCACACCACCACCAAGATATTTGACACCCCCGCCTAAGATAACTCCTACGACGTCACCTACTTGTCAAATAGGAAGATTGAGTGTTTGTGCCAATGTGTTGAATGTTGTGAACGTAGGGATTGGACGAGATACTAAGCCTTGTTGCAACCTCATCAATGGTCTTATTGATCTCGAAGCCTCTATATGTCTATGCGCTGCACTTAAGGCTAATATCTTGGGAATCATCATTATTGATCTTAACATTCCCTTGCAATTAATCTTGAACCGATGTGGGCGTCAAATGCCTACAAATTTCAAATGCAGCCGTTAAGACCAATAAAATGCATGATCGATATGATGGCTTATGCACGCCATCGCCAATGGACTATtcctattatattatattatattaacgaAATAAGTTCTACTAAATAAaaactgttcattatattaatactaaaatatatatttgtattaTTGTGTTTAATTATTATATCGATGGAAGACGCTGTCTTTGTCGATAGTTGTTGGAtgtcaaagatgatgaagaagtagATTTTTCATTGACATATAGTTTATGCAATTCAATGACTTCATTATCTATTAATAATATTATGATATTTCTAAAGTGTTTATTTTGTATGATCTTTATGAGATATTTTTATTACCTTAAAGCCATTCTTGAGTTATATTTTTCTTATTCCTATTAAACACTAGTGTTATTACTCCATGAAAGGAATTAGAATAATGTATATACTCCCAACTGACATAAGTTTAGTTAAAGCGTTTTGACAACTTTTTTAAAGagcttataatatttttaataagttttttaaaattcaataattGAAACCTCCTATATTCACATGCATTATTTCTTCCGTTTCATTTGTTAATCTAGACCCTTGAGCAAAACTGTTACATTCGTTTAGCTATGCATCATTCAATAAGTTCAACTCCAAAACTAATGGttttatatgaaaaattaaatatggAAATACACTTAGAAAGTTATTTTAGAAATTAGGACAAAGGAACTCACCCTAAATCGTCATAATATACTATTATATAATGAAGGTAAGGTTCGGTAAGTTGTTTTGACATTATTATGCTAAAGgcatgaagaagaatggaaataaaTATCCGGTTTCATCAATAGGAAAAATTACAAAGTTTAACTTGATGAATAACGtggttaaatataaataaatatataagaataAGTAAGTAAATTGTAGaaacatgataaaaattgaaattaaatggaaaattatttttgtgTAGTTGTTTTATGTTGATGATTAATTTACCTTTTTATTTTTACACGCTTTCGCGGCCGGTAACCTCATGCTAGAGTTTCcatttgcctttattttaatctaacgacGTACTCTTGACCTTTCGTAAAAAGTTCGGTATATAGAAATTATATTATGTAAAAATTGGTGTGTAACATTCAACACTTTAACAATGCTTAACCAAACTCACAATTTCCCAAACTACATTACATATCAGGTGGCTTGCGCTGATAGTCAACGATTGTGTGTAAATATTGCATTTTTTTACTAGTCGTTAACAGAAAGTAAATTATGATTTAGAATAATATAGAACAAGTTTTACGATTTCAATGcttctattttttttagaattgatATCTTTAAGACTTTGAAAATCgaactaaaataaatatcaaaaataaaaatcatatgagtgaacttcaaataaaataaagagcATATTGAAATGTGTGTGATTTATATTATATAGAAGAAGTTGTTGGTTTATAACTGTTTATGAGTgcaaaaaaagaatttttttttacaaaatgtaACGAAATGTATACAATATGATGGAAGATTAGCAATAATATGACACATACCTAATAAAGAATTAACttagtaaaataaaaatgtaaacgCACTGGCATATCATTTTtacaataattagttttatgaCATATATTTCCTTCTGTTTCGTTCTATATTTTACAGATGACTCTTTCATGGACCTTGCCTTTCACATTGTTTATGACACCCAGTAGATTGATTGTTTTTTTCTATGACAACTTATGTATGTTTTTATTCAATAGAATTGAGGATTGTGTCAACATTTTCTTTAAGTGATTGTTTTTCTTCTAAGGTGCAATTTCTTTATTACGTTTATATGAAGATATAGGAAAAAGTATATTAAtgaaatcaaatatattttatgttagcTATCATTTAGTTGATTTAAAATTTGCTAAAGTGAATTATATAAAAAGAGAATGTTGCAAATTAAATGTTTCGGTCGAATAGTTTAAATTTATATCTTAATTATGGATTGAATTGATATAATggaatatgttaggatatttattTTGCAATTCGTCATTTATTTTAGGTTCTTGTATTAACATTTGTTAAATTTGACTACTTTCTTGTATCAATTTGTTGTATCCTTATCTTTctattacatttttattaataaaagtcaaactatatttttttaaagaattaactGCCACTTCTTATAAGTTAAATGTTTTTAACTATTGAGGTGATTCAAAAGTTTCCGATGTAAAATGTCAACTTTTTTTTATTCTTGCATGGTGTTTTACAAAGATTCTTATTGTATTTATTTGCAATAGCAACTAGTAAGAAAATATATCAATTCAATTCAAAGCAAGTtgaactaaattaatttattttgtttgttttttattcttcttcttcaaaaatgAACTATTTTTTGTATAGTTTGAGTCCCTTAAAATGACATCATACTATGCTTGTAGCCGTGAAAGACataacttcaattcgctcaaagTCAAATATTTCTTTCATAGTTAGGCAAGATGAATTAAAGGATAGTTAGTTAGAAATTAATTCTCTAAATAATACAAATTATAGTATCTTATCTAACAAAAAAATTTGTACCTACAACAAAATCTTTTCCTATAAATATTGGACCTTACTTCTCCAAATTATTCATCAACTAAATACATTTCTCATTTAAAATTGCAATCAACAGTTTCTCTCGTAACTGCACAATGAAATCAAACAATACTATTGCGTCCATTATAATTCTCTGCATTAATCTTATTTTTGCTTCAACCCTTGTCTCTTCCACTCCAAATCCTAAGACACCACCAACTCATCCCAAAACACCACCTCCTCCATCAAAACTCCCACCAAGTCAAATGACACCACCACCCCATCTCATGACACCACCACCTATGGTACCTCCTTCCGTGCAACCTTCTACACCCCCACCAACTATGACGATCGCACCACCTTGTCCTACTACACCACCACCTACAACAAATCCATCCGCACCCCCTTCAAATCCTATGACAACACCTCCCATAGTCTCTCCTTCCACACCACCGCCAAGTCCTACGGCAACACCCCCTATGATCTCTCCTTCCACACCACCACCAAGATATTTGACACCCCCGCCTAAGATAACTCCTACGACGTCACCTACTTGTCAAATAGGAAGATTGAGTGTTTGTGCCAATGTGTTGAATGTTGTGAACGTAGGGATTGGACGAGATACTAAGCCTTGTTGCAACCTCATCAATGGTCTTATTGATCTCGAAGCCTCTATATGTCTATGCGCTGCACTTAAGGCTAATATCTTGGGAATCATCATTATTGATCTTAACATTCCCTTGCAATTAATCTTGAACCGATGTGGGCGTCAAATGCCTACAAATTTCAAATGCAGCCGTTAAGACCAATAAAATGCATGATCGATATGATGGCTTATGCACGCCATCACCAATGGACTATtcctattatattatattatactaACGAAATAAGTTCTACTAAATAAaaactgttcattatattaatactaaaatatatatttgtattaTTGTGTTTAATTATTATATCGATGGAAGACGCTGTCTTTGTCGATAGTTGTTGGAtgtcaaagatgatgaagaagtagATTTTTCATTGACATATAGTTTATGCAATTCAATGACTTCATTATCTATTAATAATATTATGATATTTCTAAAGTGTTTATTTTGTATGATCTTTATGAGATATTTTTATTACCTTAAAGCCATTCTTGAGTTATATTTTTCTTATTCCTATTAAACACTAGTGTTATTACTCCATGAAAGGAATTAGAATAATGTATATACTCCCAACTGACATAAGTTTAGTTAAAGCGTTTTGACAACTTTTTTAAAGagcttataatatttttaataagttttttaaaattcaataattGAAACATCCTATATTCACATGCATTATTTCTTCCGTTTCATTTGTTAATCTAGACCCTTGAGCAAAACTGTTACATTCGTTTAGCTATGCATCATTCAATAAGTTCAACTCCAAAACTAATGGttttatatgaaaaattaaatatggAAATACACTTAGAAAGTTATTTTAGAAATTAGGACAAAGGAACTCACCCTAAATCGTCATAATATACTATTATATAATGAAGGTAAGGTTCGGTAAGTTGTTTTGACATTATTATGCTAAAGgcatgaagaagaatggaaataaaTATCCGGTTTCATCAATAGGAAAAATTACAAAGTTTAACTTGATGAATAACGtggttaaatataaataaatatataagaataAGTAAGTAAATTGTAGaaacatgataaaaattgaaattaaatggaaaattatttttgtgtagttgttttatgttgatgattaatttaccttttttatttttacacGCTTTCGCGGCCGGTAACCTCATGCTAGAGTTTCcatttgcctttattttaatctaacgacGTACTCTTGACCTTTCGTAAAAAGTTCGGTATATAGAAATTATATTATGTAAAAATTGGTGTGTAACATTCAACACTTTAACAATGCTTAACCAAACTCACAATTTCCCAAACTACATTACATATCAGGTGGCTTGCGCTGATAGTCAACGATTGTGTGTAAATATTGCATTTTTTTACTAGTCGTTAACAGAAAGTAAATTATGATTTAGAATAATATAGAAAAAGTTTTACGATTTCAATGCTTCTATTTTTTTAGAATTGATATCTTTAAGACTTTGAAAATCgaactaaaataaatatcaaaaataaaaattatattagttaacttcaaataaaataaagaacATATTGAAATGTGTGTGATTTATATTATACAGAAGAAGTTGTTGGTTTATAACTGTTTATGAGtgcaaaaaagattttttttacaaaatgcaACAAAATGTATACAATATGATGGAAGATTAGCAATAATAGTGTAATACCCTGACTCTCCGAACCCGATAATTATCATTAATTGGTTAATTGATAATTAGAATGCACATTGGCCTTATTTCTTATTAATCTAAAGAATGATTATTAATAAGAGTTTGTGGAGTAATTAGAAACAAAAGGGAATTGGTTAGAATGGAACTACATGGCAAGAGTGTAAATATCTTTTAGTTGAAGGGTATTGTGGCCTTTAAACATGAGTGCATGGAACTTAAGACATATTTGGTGAGATAGTGTTTCATGAAATCAGAATTtatgagagaaagaaagaaggaatggattaagagcaagaggagaaagaagTTCATATCTCCATTTTCGTGATCCATGGTGCAGCTCCACTAAAAAGGTAATAACTTTCAGCTCATAACTCCGATTGTAACAATTCTTGTCTTGTTGGAAAGCTTAcgaaattctcttcgatttgcatatATGGTTCGCATTCATAGATACTGTATTGATGGAGATAAACAGGTTTGAAGTGGAGAGATCTATGTTGAATGTGTGTTAAGTGTGGCTACGAATTTGTTGGTGTTAGAAGTGGAGTTTTTGCATCAATGGAAGTCCTATGGCAGCAAGAGCATCCTCTCAACCTCTCTAAATCCATGGTGAGTCCATAGATAGAAAATGGGGATTTAAAATCTATTGGGTGAATTGGGGTTTAGGGTTTGAGATGCTTTGCATGATTAAAGATGATTAGAATGCTTTAGGGTGTTAACCAATATTAATCTATGTGCTCAAATCTGTTGGTTGCATGATCATAATTGTTGCTATGTTCATAATGATGATAGAGATGTTAATTACATGTATATGCTGCTAAGAATAGTTATTTTATGCTTGGAATAGATTTGGATGAAAATAGATGTATTGGAACTGGTATAATGCAAGAAAAgtgtgatttttgcttctggttcagtaagcaatcgattgcaggggtcaagcaatcgattgcactgtgaaaaattgactttctgcgcttctggttcagcaagcaatcgattgcacaccagtgcaaatcgattgcacctgacagaaaatttCCCCTTTATTGTTttgaccataacttgagttctacaactcgaaacgaagcccggtcggaagcgttggaaaggtctttcgATGCTCTTTAATAATATGCTTAAATCTAATGCATTTGGTTCAATTATGGAATATGGTAAGTGAATTCCTAATGGTATGATATGATCACTTTAGTAGAATTAAGTGATGATGAATAAATGGATTCCATAATCATGCTACGACATTGAAATTCCGAATATGAGTATAGATATGGTTTATGTATATTGGTATAATACATATGAAGTGCCGTGATTGGTAATTGATTGTTTTATCCGTCGTTCTGGTTGAACGTTCGGTTGTATTCCTTTTTGCGCATGATTGcatgtggtatgctagaatcgaagtaggCCAAACTACTGGGTGATAAGGCGCCATTGTTGATGGACTAGTTTCCAAAgttaccattgcgatgtgctcaGAAGATTCTATAGGGCGTGTCTCACTTGCAGAACACATCGGCGTTCTTGGTATGACgaacacacctgagctaccattgcagtgtgcttgtgagagtCTTTACGGCATGTCTCACTTGCAGAacatgtaac contains:
- the LOC131607347 gene encoding lipid transfer protein EARLI 1-like; translated protein: MKSNNTIASIIILCINLIFASTLVSSTPNPKTPPTHPKTPPPPSKLPPSQMTPPPHLMTPPPMVPPSVQPSTPPPTMTIAPPCPTTPPPTTNPSAPPSNPMTTPPIVSPSTPPPSPTATPPMISPSTPPPRYLTPPPKITPTTSPTCQIGRLSVCANVLNVVNVGIGRDTKPCCNLINGLIDLEASICLCAALKANILGIIIIDLNIPLQLILNRCGRQMPTNFKCSR